A single region of the Rhodococcus sp. W8901 genome encodes:
- a CDS encoding SMI1/KNR4 family protein, protein MHDPLGATSPAGPTARSTGHFADLDFAGFWNDGDYSCENYLEPTPSDELIAEVEAELGYRLPDSYVELARMRNGGMVERSCHPTDEPTGWAEDHIQITGIYAIGRTATYSLCGELGSAFMRDEWDYPDIGIGVADTPSAGHEQIMLDYRACGPTGEPCVVHVDQEADYAITPVAPDFASFVRNLVSEDEFDDSAETLAADLETVRLGTLSPIVRRALDAADLPDGEAVVRALAERIVEAKGFYSLHADPDSHLMYDAMFWLYSHLTTATSFEDFVHRAEGQTDYARPCYTLMVTTRFVDDPYGFCTGGYAEGFLRDWWDARIQAGHIVPSGAGYRLDPEYATQLVRVLRAVAGTL, encoded by the coding sequence ATGCACGATCCCCTAGGCGCGACGTCGCCGGCAGGCCCCACGGCCCGCTCCACCGGACACTTCGCCGACCTCGACTTCGCGGGGTTCTGGAACGACGGCGACTACTCCTGCGAGAACTATCTCGAACCCACACCGAGCGACGAGCTGATCGCGGAGGTCGAAGCAGAGCTCGGCTACCGGCTGCCCGACTCCTATGTGGAGCTGGCGCGGATGCGCAACGGCGGCATGGTCGAGCGCTCGTGCCATCCGACGGACGAGCCGACGGGTTGGGCCGAGGATCACATCCAGATCACCGGCATCTACGCGATCGGCCGGACGGCGACCTATTCGCTGTGCGGCGAGCTGGGCTCGGCGTTCATGCGCGACGAATGGGACTACCCCGACATCGGCATCGGCGTCGCCGACACCCCGAGCGCCGGTCACGAGCAGATCATGCTCGACTACCGCGCATGCGGCCCCACCGGCGAACCGTGCGTGGTCCACGTCGACCAGGAGGCCGACTACGCGATCACTCCCGTCGCACCCGACTTCGCATCTTTCGTCCGAAACCTGGTGAGCGAGGACGAGTTCGACGACAGCGCGGAAACCCTCGCCGCCGACCTCGAGACGGTGCGGCTCGGCACGCTGTCGCCGATCGTGCGACGCGCTCTCGACGCCGCCGACCTGCCGGACGGTGAGGCCGTCGTCCGCGCACTCGCGGAACGGATCGTGGAGGCGAAGGGCTTCTACTCGCTGCACGCCGACCCCGACTCGCACCTGATGTACGACGCGATGTTCTGGCTGTACTCGCACCTGACGACCGCCACATCGTTCGAGGACTTCGTCCACAGAGCCGAGGGACAGACCGACTACGCCAGGCCCTGCTACACCCTCATGGTCACCACGCGCTTCGTCGACGATCCGTACGGGTTCTGCACCGGCGGCTACGCCGAGGGATTCCTGCGCGACTGGTGGGATGCGCGGATTCAGGCCGGGCACATCGTCCCGTCGGGCGCGGGCTACCGGCTCGATCCGGAGTACGCGACGCAACTCGTCCGGGTTCTGCGCGCCGTCGCCGGCACCTTGTAA
- a CDS encoding MFS transporter, producing MGPRTGQSIGSRATLVLATLSAGQFLMTLDSSVMNVSMAMVASDLGTTITGIQTAITLYTLVMATLMITGGKIGSIVGRRRAFAIGLVVYGAGSLTTALAPNLTVLLIGWSLLEGIGAALIMPAIVALVASNFPPERRSSAYGLVAASGAIAVAAGPLIGGAVTTFASWRYVFAGEVVLVLVILPVLRRIEDTPPSRVRLDIIGSLLSVLGLGLVVFGVLRSGEWGWLRNRPGGPEMFGLSPVFWLVVSGLLVVYAFMRWEARLTRLGREPLLDTRLLGNRQLSGGLTMFFAQFLVQAGVFFAVPLFLSVVLELSALQTGIRLLPLSIALLLAAVGIPRVRPHASPRRVVRLGLGSMIIGILILAAGMNPGANAGIVAVPMLLMGLGLGALASQLGAVTVSAVPDARSAEVGGLQNTATNLGASLGTALIGSVLISTLTASIITGIQNDPRVPETVQQQAETDLASGVPFLSDTQLDADLRDAGVDPNTASAVVDANSDARLEALQSALSVAALLAVAALFGTGRIPRRPVGSAEENADE from the coding sequence ATGGGCCCACGCACCGGGCAGTCGATCGGATCCAGGGCGACACTCGTCCTGGCGACGCTGTCGGCCGGTCAGTTCCTGATGACCCTCGACAGCTCGGTCATGAACGTGTCGATGGCGATGGTCGCGTCCGACCTCGGAACGACGATCACCGGCATCCAGACGGCGATCACGCTGTACACGCTCGTGATGGCGACGCTGATGATCACCGGCGGCAAGATCGGTAGCATCGTGGGCCGCCGCCGGGCGTTCGCGATCGGGCTCGTCGTCTACGGGGCCGGGTCGCTCACCACCGCCCTCGCGCCCAATCTCACGGTCCTGCTGATCGGCTGGTCGCTACTCGAGGGCATCGGTGCGGCACTCATCATGCCCGCCATCGTCGCGCTGGTCGCATCCAACTTTCCTCCCGAGAGACGCTCGAGCGCATACGGATTGGTCGCCGCGTCCGGCGCGATCGCGGTCGCGGCCGGTCCGCTGATCGGCGGTGCCGTGACCACCTTTGCATCGTGGCGGTACGTCTTCGCCGGCGAGGTGGTCCTGGTCCTGGTGATCCTGCCGGTGCTCCGCCGGATCGAAGACACGCCGCCGTCCCGGGTGCGCCTCGACATCATCGGCTCGCTGCTGTCGGTGCTCGGTCTGGGACTCGTCGTGTTCGGTGTGCTGCGGTCCGGCGAATGGGGCTGGCTGCGCAACCGACCCGGCGGGCCCGAGATGTTCGGTCTGTCCCCCGTGTTCTGGCTCGTCGTGTCCGGACTGCTCGTGGTCTACGCATTCATGCGGTGGGAGGCGCGCCTGACCCGGCTGGGGCGGGAACCGCTTCTCGACACCCGCCTGCTCGGCAACCGGCAACTGTCCGGCGGCCTGACGATGTTCTTCGCGCAGTTCCTGGTCCAGGCCGGTGTCTTCTTCGCAGTGCCGCTGTTCCTGTCCGTCGTCCTCGAACTCAGTGCGCTGCAGACCGGGATCCGCCTGCTCCCGCTGTCGATCGCGCTCCTCCTGGCCGCCGTCGGTATCCCCCGGGTGCGGCCGCACGCGTCGCCGCGACGCGTCGTCCGCCTCGGGTTGGGGTCCATGATCATCGGCATCCTCATCCTCGCGGCCGGCATGAATCCCGGAGCCAACGCCGGCATCGTCGCCGTCCCGATGCTCCTGATGGGGCTGGGCCTGGGGGCGCTCGCGTCACAACTGGGCGCGGTCACCGTGTCGGCGGTGCCCGATGCACGCAGCGCCGAGGTGGGTGGTCTGCAGAACACCGCCACCAACCTCGGCGCGTCTCTCGGCACCGCACTCATCGGATCGGTCCTGATCTCGACCCTCACCGCGTCGATCATCACCGGAATCCAGAACGATCCGCGGGTCCCCGAAACCGTGCAGCAGCAGGCCGAGACCGATCTCGCGAGCGGCGTGCCCTTCCTCAGCGACACCCAACTCGACGCCGATCTGCGCGACGCCGGTGTGGATCCGAACACCGCGAGCGCGGTCGTCGACGCGAACTCCGACGCCCGGCTCGAGGCCCTGCAGAGCGCGCTCTCGGTGGCCGCGCTGCTGGCCGTCGCCGCCCTGTTCGGCACCGGGCGGATACCTCGCAGGCCGGTCGGATCCGCCGAGGAGAACGCCGACGAGTGA